The following coding sequences lie in one Arachis hypogaea cultivar Tifrunner chromosome 4, arahy.Tifrunner.gnm2.J5K5, whole genome shotgun sequence genomic window:
- the LOC112794963 gene encoding 3'-5' exonuclease-like, protein MTIHIRNYDMPWDTHMYKVIFHGNFIETCRTSNPSIVDDWVQFMSSHFGFSSNQNRLIGLDVEWKPNTQRNAPRNPVATLQLCQGENCLVYQILHAPYIPQSLLDFLKSRNNTFVGAGIDADAQKLLEDYHLHVTNCTDLRVLAEHVLGGRELRNAGLKTLAARVMGVELEKPSYTMRSYWDVERLNPQQVHAVRLLGRVRLL, encoded by the coding sequence ATGACGATTCACATCCGCAACTACGACATGCCCTGGGACACCCACATGTACAAAGTCATCTTCCATGGAAACTTCATCGAGACCTGCCGAACCTCTAACCCTTCCATAGTCGACGACTGGGTCCAATTCATGAGCAGCCACTTCGGCTTCAGCAGCAACCAAAACCGCCTCATCGGCCTCGACGTCGAATGGAAGCCAAACACTCAGCGCAACGCGCCTCGTAACCCCGTGGCCACACTCCAACTCTGCCAGGGCGAGAACTGCCTCGTCTACCAGATCTTGCACGCGCCTTACATCCCACAGTCGCTGCTGGATTTTCTCAAAAGCCGCAATAACACGTTCGTTGGGGCTGGAATCGACGCGGACGCTCAAAAGCTTCTAGAAGACTACCACCTCCATGTGACAAACTGCACGGACCTTCGGGTGCTTGCGGAGCACGTGCTGGGGGGGAGAGAGTTGAGGAATGCGGGGCTGAAGACGCTGGCTGCGAGGGTTATGGGGGTCGAGCTGGAGAAGCCGTCGTACACCATGAGGAGCTATTGGGATGTTGAGCGGCTTAATCCTCAGCAAGTGCACGCAGTACGCTTGCTTGGACGCGTTCGTCTCTTATGA